The Parachlamydiales bacterium genome includes a region encoding these proteins:
- a CDS encoding metal ABC transporter permease, protein MSFLEALQENPLLLSALLAGLMASIVSGIIGSYVVVKRIVFISGSISHAVLGGIGLCLWLARTQDIAWLTPFHGALVAAVISALIMGWIHLHYRQREDSVIAAVWSIGMAVGVLFISQTPGYNVELTNFLVGNLLWVAPTDLVQLAVLDAFILLSILCLHKRLVAVCFDEEQARLQGLNVSALYLFLLVLTAISIVLLIQVVGIILVMTMLTIPAAIANLLTKRLSIMMALAVVLSALFCFTGTWTAYDLDWPPGATIALIAGIAYVVFLLIKRRP, encoded by the coding sequence ATGTCATTTCTTGAGGCTTTACAAGAGAACCCTCTGCTCCTCTCAGCTCTTTTAGCCGGATTAATGGCCTCTATCGTCAGCGGAATCATCGGCTCCTATGTTGTTGTTAAAAGAATTGTATTCATTAGCGGAAGTATTTCCCACGCAGTTTTGGGCGGCATAGGCCTGTGTCTATGGTTAGCCAGGACTCAGGATATTGCTTGGCTGACCCCTTTTCACGGGGCTTTGGTCGCTGCAGTAATTTCAGCGCTGATTATGGGATGGATCCATTTGCACTATCGTCAAAGGGAAGATTCGGTCATTGCGGCTGTTTGGTCTATTGGAATGGCTGTCGGCGTGCTATTTATTTCACAGACCCCCGGCTATAATGTCGAGCTGACAAATTTCCTAGTAGGAAACCTATTATGGGTTGCCCCCACCGATTTGGTGCAGCTAGCTGTCTTGGATGCTTTTATTCTTCTGTCCATCTTATGCCTGCATAAAAGGCTTGTAGCGGTTTGTTTTGATGAAGAGCAAGCTCGGCTGCAAGGGTTGAATGTTTCGGCCCTATATCTTTTCCTACTAGTTTTAACAGCGATATCTATCGTACTATTGATCCAAGTCGTCGGGATTATTTTAGTGATGACAATGTTGACAATTCCTGCTGCGATAGCGAATCTTCTCACTAAGCGCCTTTCCATAATGATGGCATTGGCAGTGGTATTGAGTGCGTTGTTTTGTTTTACAGGAACATGGACAGCGTACGATTTAGATTGGCCGCCAGGGGCTACCATCGCTTTAATCGCCGGCATTGCGTATGTGGTGTTTTTGTTGATAAAAAGAAGACCTTGA
- the dnaB gene encoding replicative DNA helicase has protein sequence MSDLDTKVRVPPHSKPSEMMVLGCMLTSVNALNIGADSLDDGDFYFTEHKIIFQVLKASYKNDKPVDLHLICEELKRLDKLKSVGGAAYLTTLAQYAGTSAYIEEYCAIVRDKAMLRSMIGAAQLIEKKALDEPEDVVNTLDEAQQLFYQISQAAHPSNGKLLTDILSGTKSDNQQPFLKSLEEQQEKYRTRGPEDPGITGIPTSFLDLDKMINGLGRSNLIIVAGRPAMGKTAFSINVAENVCFKRNMPVGIFSLEMSADQLVHRIICSQSEVESDKIRTGSLSPHEFQKVVSAVGFMQQHTMIIDDQPGLKITDLRARARRMKESYGIELLIIDYLQLISGSGNSRTQESRQSEISEISRMLKNLARELNIPVICPSQLSRKVEERPGHRPQMSDLRESGSIEQDADIIMFLLRREYYDPMDKPGMAEIIVGKNRHGSIGTVNMTYRKELAQFANYIPLKGALHSPVDESFNQFSPN, from the coding sequence ATGTCAGATTTAGACACAAAAGTACGCGTTCCCCCCCACTCCAAACCATCCGAAATGATGGTTTTAGGCTGTATGCTGACCAGCGTCAATGCCCTGAATATTGGCGCTGATAGCCTCGACGATGGAGATTTCTATTTCACTGAACATAAAATCATCTTCCAAGTCCTTAAAGCCTCCTATAAAAATGACAAACCTGTCGACCTCCACCTTATCTGCGAAGAACTTAAACGCCTAGACAAGCTCAAATCTGTCGGCGGCGCCGCATACCTCACAACGTTAGCCCAATATGCCGGGACATCCGCTTATATTGAGGAATATTGCGCCATAGTCCGTGACAAAGCCATGCTGCGCAGTATGATTGGTGCAGCTCAGTTGATCGAGAAAAAAGCTCTCGATGAACCGGAGGATGTTGTCAATACATTGGACGAGGCCCAACAGCTATTCTATCAAATCAGCCAAGCTGCCCATCCAAGCAACGGGAAGCTCCTCACAGATATTTTGTCAGGAACAAAATCCGACAACCAACAGCCTTTTCTTAAATCCCTGGAAGAGCAGCAAGAAAAATACCGTACCCGCGGTCCCGAAGATCCCGGTATCACAGGTATTCCCACTTCGTTCCTTGACCTGGACAAAATGATCAACGGATTAGGCCGCTCTAACCTCATCATTGTCGCAGGCCGTCCGGCAATGGGTAAAACAGCTTTTTCTATCAACGTCGCTGAAAATGTCTGCTTCAAACGCAATATGCCCGTTGGCATATTCTCATTAGAGATGAGTGCTGACCAGCTTGTCCACCGTATCATCTGCTCACAGTCCGAAGTTGAATCCGATAAAATCCGTACCGGATCACTCAGCCCCCACGAATTCCAAAAAGTCGTCAGCGCCGTCGGCTTTATGCAGCAGCATACCATGATCATCGACGACCAGCCCGGCTTGAAAATCACCGATTTACGTGCACGCGCACGCCGCATGAAGGAAAGTTACGGTATCGAATTACTGATCATCGACTATTTGCAGTTGATTTCGGGTTCAGGCAATTCACGTACGCAAGAGAGCCGCCAGAGCGAGATCTCTGAGATCTCACGTATGCTGAAGAACCTGGCGCGTGAACTCAATATCCCTGTTATTTGCCCTTCACAGCTCTCCCGTAAGGTTGAAGAACGTCCCGGACATAGGCCCCAGATGAGCGATTTGCGTGAAAGCGGATCCATCGAGCAAGATGCGGATATTATTATGTTCCTACTCCGACGTGAATACTATGACCCTATGGATAAGCCCGGAATGGCGGAGATCATCGTCGGTAAAAACCGACATGGTAGCATAGGAACAGTCAATATGACTTACCGTAAAGAGCTGGCGCAATTTGCTAATTATATACCTTTGAAAGGCGCGCTCCATTCACCTGTAGATGAATCTTTCAATCAGTTTTCGCCTAATTAA
- a CDS encoding zinc ABC transporter substrate-binding protein, protein MLLRALFFCIFVFTGLTGEPHVLVTIPVYKGFIQRIAGDKVIVDLMVPVGASAHTYEPTPKQVIQASKADLWFTTGELFETRALNALQAYNKNLKQVDLRQGLSLITAGHHCQHCSHNEYDLHFWLSPRLAKQQVETIVKALQARYPQDSQTFAANGNSLLKDLTALDQELTGLLGDGSVKRLIVVAHPAYGYMDRDYGVEQLSIEVEGKDPTPKQLTSLVTRAKKTGIQVIYTEPQYPNKGAKLIAAQLNVPTLELDPYAEDYFTMMRNTGREFAKAPIVK, encoded by the coding sequence ATGCTCTTACGCGCGCTCTTTTTTTGTATTTTTGTTTTTACCGGACTAACCGGCGAACCTCATGTTTTGGTTACAATTCCGGTGTATAAAGGTTTTATTCAACGCATAGCCGGAGATAAGGTCATTGTAGATTTGATGGTTCCGGTAGGTGCCAGTGCGCATACGTATGAACCTACCCCGAAACAGGTGATCCAAGCTAGCAAAGCCGATCTGTGGTTTACTACAGGAGAGCTCTTTGAAACGCGTGCTCTGAACGCATTACAAGCCTACAACAAGAATTTAAAACAAGTGGATCTGCGACAAGGACTTTCTCTCATAACCGCGGGACATCATTGCCAGCATTGCAGCCATAACGAATACGACCTCCATTTTTGGCTAAGCCCCCGCTTGGCCAAGCAGCAAGTGGAAACTATTGTCAAAGCTTTGCAAGCGCGTTATCCCCAAGACAGTCAAACCTTTGCAGCCAATGGAAATTCCCTTTTGAAAGATCTGACAGCTTTAGATCAAGAGCTGACCGGCTTGTTAGGGGATGGATCAGTGAAACGCCTTATTGTGGTGGCTCACCCCGCCTACGGTTATATGGATAGGGATTATGGCGTAGAACAGCTTTCCATTGAAGTTGAAGGTAAAGATCCTACACCGAAACAGCTGACCTCGCTAGTCACCAGGGCCAAAAAAACAGGCATCCAAGTGATCTATACAGAGCCTCAATACCCAAATAAAGGCGCTAAACTAATTGCAGCGCAATTGAACGTCCCCACGTTGGAACTGGATCCTTATGCTGAGGACTACTTCACCATGATGCGTAATACCGGGCGTGAATTTGCAAAAGCCCCTATCGTCAAATAA
- a CDS encoding ABC transporter ATP-binding protein, with protein sequence MADAIEIENLTFGYQGDIPVVENISWTLSEGQFVAVVGPNGGGKTTLLKLILGLYSPEKGSIKVFGKSPCKALSKIAYVPQNLIYDRQFPINVLDVVLMGLLSELPWYGRFKKEDVEKALAALRKVNLEDQADAAFGDLSGGQRQRALIARALVSEPKLLLLDEPTASVDVKAETDIYRLLAMLQGEMTIIMVTHDLQTAINNIENVVLVQRTLRALSKEEVCQHFAIGLYHPPVAKGKLNVIS encoded by the coding sequence ATGGCTGACGCTATAGAGATTGAAAATCTAACTTTCGGCTATCAAGGCGACATCCCTGTAGTCGAAAACATTTCTTGGACATTGAGCGAAGGTCAGTTTGTCGCTGTAGTAGGCCCTAACGGGGGAGGAAAGACAACGCTACTTAAACTGATCTTAGGTTTATATTCTCCCGAAAAAGGTTCCATCAAAGTTTTTGGAAAATCTCCTTGTAAAGCCCTGTCTAAGATAGCTTATGTTCCCCAAAACCTGATTTACGACAGGCAATTTCCGATCAATGTCCTGGATGTTGTATTGATGGGCCTGCTTTCTGAATTACCCTGGTACGGACGTTTCAAAAAAGAAGATGTGGAAAAAGCCTTGGCAGCCTTACGAAAAGTTAACCTCGAAGACCAAGCAGACGCAGCCTTCGGCGACCTATCCGGCGGGCAGCGCCAGCGTGCGTTGATCGCGCGTGCGCTTGTTTCAGAACCGAAGCTTCTGCTTTTGGACGAGCCGACAGCAAGTGTGGATGTGAAGGCTGAAACAGATATATACCGCCTTCTCGCAATGCTGCAAGGAGAGATGACTATTATTATGGTGACACATGACCTGCAGACAGCAATCAATAACATAGAAAACGTCGTCCTCGTGCAGCGTACCCTGCGCGCTTTATCCAAAGAGGAAGTTTGCCAACACTTTGCCATTGGCCTTTATCATCCACCCGTAGCCAAAGGTAAGCTTAATGTCATTTCTTGA
- the mnmG gene encoding tRNA uridine-5-carboxymethylaminomethyl(34) synthesis enzyme MnmG yields the protein MRNFLYVKTMWNYPEHFDVIVIGGGHAGCEAAHAAAKAGLRTLLLSMNLDTIAKMSCNPAVGGVGKGHLVREIDALGGLMGKVTDETGIQFRMLNRTKGPAVWSPRAQADKAAYALKMRHCLEQTPNLFLMQGTVEDLLVENDKVSGVTTKEGVRYSAKALIITSGTFLKGLIHIGEFNTSAGRAGDQPSIGLSHSLSKLGLKLGRLKTGTPPRVYRRSIDFSKTEEQAGEDDVFFSCDAPKEKRLTQVSCYITYTTEQTRDIVLANLSKSLMYSGKLEPGVVGPRYCPSIEDKMVRFSDKERHQVFLEPEGLTTEEFYVNGISTSLPFDVQYAYVRTIIGLENAEIARPGYAIEYDYVECGHLDSSLAVKHIEGLYLAGQINGTTGYEEAAAQGLMAGINAANKILGRPPLILKRSEAYIGVMIDDLITKGIDEPYRIFTSRAEYRLLLRQDNAEFRLREYGYQVGLVDEERYRKFLQKQNLLASEIERLSKAFLQINGKGCSLLQLLARPECSYSTLVEQYPNHFVDHGEINLQLELHAKYEGYLKRQEDEVARAANTEDVALPSSLDYFDIKGLRKEAMQKLSHARPVNLGQASRISRRFAR from the coding sequence ATGCGCAACTTCCTTTATGTAAAGACTATGTGGAACTATCCAGAACATTTTGACGTCATTGTCATAGGCGGCGGACACGCCGGTTGCGAAGCTGCTCACGCAGCAGCAAAAGCCGGATTACGTACTCTGCTCCTAAGCATGAACCTCGATACCATTGCTAAGATGAGCTGCAACCCTGCCGTTGGCGGTGTGGGTAAAGGCCACCTTGTTCGTGAGATCGATGCTCTGGGCGGCCTAATGGGAAAAGTCACCGATGAGACCGGTATCCAATTCCGTATGCTCAACAGGACTAAAGGCCCCGCTGTCTGGTCGCCCCGCGCTCAGGCTGACAAAGCCGCTTATGCCCTGAAAATGCGTCACTGTTTAGAACAAACGCCTAATCTGTTCCTTATGCAAGGAACCGTTGAAGACCTTCTGGTTGAAAACGACAAAGTTTCCGGCGTGACGACCAAAGAAGGCGTCCGCTATTCCGCTAAAGCCCTCATCATCACCTCCGGAACTTTCCTTAAAGGCCTGATCCATATCGGGGAATTTAATACTTCCGCCGGCAGGGCAGGTGATCAGCCATCTATTGGACTTTCTCATAGTTTAAGTAAGTTAGGTCTAAAGCTTGGTCGCCTCAAAACAGGAACTCCTCCCCGCGTCTACCGCCGTTCCATCGATTTCAGCAAAACAGAAGAACAAGCCGGAGAAGATGATGTTTTCTTTTCTTGTGATGCACCTAAAGAAAAACGTCTGACCCAAGTTTCCTGCTATATCACCTATACGACTGAACAAACTCGTGATATCGTTTTAGCCAACTTAAGCAAATCTCTAATGTATTCCGGCAAACTGGAACCTGGAGTTGTCGGCCCCCGTTACTGTCCTTCGATCGAAGATAAAATGGTCCGTTTTTCTGACAAAGAGAGGCACCAGGTCTTCTTAGAGCCTGAAGGACTTACTACAGAAGAATTTTATGTGAACGGCATTTCTACTTCGCTTCCGTTCGATGTACAATATGCGTATGTAAGAACGATCATAGGCTTGGAAAATGCAGAAATCGCCCGTCCAGGGTATGCCATAGAGTATGATTATGTTGAATGCGGCCATTTAGATTCCTCTTTGGCAGTAAAACATATTGAAGGACTCTATCTGGCAGGACAGATCAACGGGACGACAGGATACGAAGAAGCTGCTGCTCAAGGACTTATGGCTGGTATTAATGCAGCGAATAAGATTTTAGGACGTCCCCCGCTTATCCTTAAACGTTCTGAAGCCTACATCGGTGTGATGATCGACGACCTCATCACCAAAGGGATTGATGAGCCTTACCGCATATTTACAAGCAGAGCTGAATACCGTTTGCTGTTGCGCCAGGATAATGCAGAATTCAGATTACGTGAATATGGCTACCAAGTCGGGTTGGTCGATGAAGAACGCTACCGTAAGTTCCTTCAAAAACAGAATTTACTAGCTTCAGAAATTGAAAGGTTGTCCAAGGCTTTTTTACAGATCAACGGAAAAGGCTGTTCCTTATTGCAATTGCTTGCCCGTCCCGAATGTAGCTATTCCACATTGGTCGAACAGTATCCTAATCATTTTGTGGATCATGGAGAGATCAACTTACAGCTTGAACTTCATGCTAAATATGAAGGATATTTGAAGCGTCAGGAAGATGAAGTTGCCAGAGCAGCTAACACTGAAGATGTCGCTTTGCCTTCTTCTCTCGACTATTTCGATATTAAAGGCCTGCGCAAGGAAGCAATGCAAAAATTAAGTCATGCCCGCCCTGTAAATCTAGGCCAAGCATCACGCATTTCCCGGCGTTTCGCCCGCTGA
- a CDS encoding lipoate--protein ligase family protein gives MLKVHLLHLQKVPIFQQLQIEEALLRADHRNWCIINAQASPAVVLGISGKKEELLNEEKIASLQVPLVRRFSGGGTVVIDESTCFATFIFNTGDCSFPAFPQQIMEWTDQFYSPIFPFKLHENDYVIGDRKCGGNAQYITKDRWLHHSSFLWDYSPHLMDCLLLPKRVPKYRLQRSHSDFLCTLKEYCSSPEDFQQKIFSQLRKQYTLLSVQIEEVLDILGQPHRKSTHLL, from the coding sequence ATGCTAAAGGTACATTTGCTGCATCTGCAAAAAGTACCCATCTTCCAACAACTCCAAATAGAAGAAGCGCTCTTACGAGCAGATCATCGCAATTGGTGCATCATAAATGCACAAGCTTCGCCTGCTGTCGTCTTGGGAATTTCCGGTAAGAAAGAAGAACTGCTGAATGAAGAAAAAATCGCTTCTTTGCAAGTTCCTTTAGTACGACGGTTTAGCGGTGGCGGGACTGTTGTTATCGATGAATCTACCTGCTTCGCCACATTTATCTTCAATACAGGCGACTGCTCTTTTCCGGCGTTTCCGCAACAAATCATGGAATGGACTGACCAGTTTTATAGTCCTATCTTTCCTTTCAAGTTGCATGAAAATGACTATGTTATTGGAGATCGTAAATGCGGGGGAAATGCCCAATATATTACAAAAGATAGGTGGCTTCATCATTCAAGCTTTCTTTGGGATTATAGCCCCCATTTGATGGACTGCTTGCTACTTCCTAAACGCGTTCCGAAATATAGACTCCAACGTTCACATAGCGATTTCCTTTGCACGCTTAAAGAATATTGCAGTTCACCGGAAGATTTCCAACAAAAAATTTTCTCCCAACTAAGAAAACAATACACACTTCTTTCCGTCCAAATAGAAGAAGTTCTGGATATCCTTGGACAACCCCATCGTAAATCAACCCACCTTCTATAA
- a CDS encoding glucosidase: MFFSGNPENKRLQEHHSMQTNWKKWGPYLSERGWGTVREDYSDTGNAWGYFPHAHAMSRVYRWNEDGLLGFSDRDQYLCFSLALWNGADPILKERIFGLAGGEGNHGEDVKEYYYYLDSTPTHSYVKMLYKYPQVAFPYEKLVQENRQRTPHEPEYELVDTGVFNDNRYFDVFVEYAKDKPDDILMRMEVFNRGDKTALLHMLPTAWFRNTWIWGYEGGPMGDVLGKPKMHLEASNTNVIHVNHPSLGKYWIYFEGDAEVLFTENETNTQQLYGVANNASFVKDAFHNYIIKGDSKAINPQNEGTKAAIHFKQQIEGGAAAVWRVRISAKELKDPFHRFDALVSQKQKEADIFYADLHKDLHNPDMRLIQRQAFAGLLCSKQLYYYDIGQWLKGDKGSTPSPLRKHIRNGDWEHLVNFDIISMPDKWEYPWYASWDLSFHTIPLALIDADFAKRQLTLMTREWYMHPNGQLPAYEWNFSDVNPPVHAWAAWRVYKIDAKLAGKGDRNFIQGIFNKLLLNFTWWVNRKDAEGKNVFQGGFLGLDNISIFDRSQPFPLGGHIDQSDGTAWMGFYSLVMMKIALELAIDNPVWQDTATKFFEHFLRIAGAMINMGGEDDGLWDEEDGFFYDILQIPAKHARIPIRVRSLVGLMPLLAVETLEDELLHDMPVFARRMGWFMRKWPNLAESMACIYHTGQSKRHLMSIVTRDKLIRILHYMLDEEEFLSPYGIRSLSKYHQKNPFMLDIEETHYCINYQPGESDTYLFGGNSNWRGPVWFPINFLIIEALQKYHHYYGDDLKVEFPTHSGNFISLGQVADELSDRLIKLFQLNENNERPFFGNQPLFQHDPYWKDYLFFNEFFHGDTGQGLGASHQTGWTGLVAKLIQQRA, encoded by the coding sequence ATGTTTTTTTCCGGCAATCCTGAAAATAAGCGTTTGCAAGAACATCATTCTATGCAGACAAATTGGAAGAAATGGGGTCCTTACTTAAGCGAAAGAGGGTGGGGCACTGTCCGCGAGGATTATAGCGACACCGGGAATGCTTGGGGCTATTTCCCGCATGCGCATGCCATGAGCCGCGTATATCGCTGGAATGAAGACGGACTTTTAGGTTTTAGCGATAGGGATCAATACCTCTGTTTTAGTTTAGCCTTGTGGAATGGAGCAGATCCGATCTTAAAAGAACGTATCTTCGGATTAGCTGGTGGAGAAGGCAATCACGGAGAGGATGTCAAAGAATACTATTACTATCTAGATAGCACGCCTACGCATAGCTATGTCAAAATGCTCTATAAATATCCTCAGGTAGCTTTTCCCTACGAAAAATTAGTGCAAGAAAACCGTCAGCGCACACCTCATGAACCGGAATACGAACTTGTAGATACAGGGGTTTTCAATGACAACCGCTACTTCGACGTGTTCGTAGAATACGCAAAAGATAAACCCGATGATATCTTAATGCGCATGGAAGTTTTCAATAGAGGTGATAAAACAGCTTTGCTCCATATGCTCCCCACGGCCTGGTTTAGGAATACATGGATCTGGGGATATGAAGGCGGACCGATGGGGGATGTCTTAGGCAAGCCTAAAATGCATTTAGAAGCTTCAAACACTAACGTCATCCATGTCAACCATCCCTCCTTGGGAAAATATTGGATTTATTTCGAAGGGGATGCCGAGGTCTTATTCACGGAAAATGAGACCAACACACAGCAACTATACGGCGTTGCAAATAATGCATCTTTCGTGAAAGACGCCTTCCATAACTACATCATTAAAGGGGATTCCAAGGCAATCAACCCGCAAAACGAAGGGACTAAAGCAGCCATCCATTTTAAACAGCAGATAGAGGGTGGGGCAGCTGCCGTTTGGCGCGTAAGAATATCTGCTAAGGAACTCAAGGATCCCTTCCATCGTTTCGATGCATTAGTCAGTCAGAAGCAAAAAGAAGCGGATATTTTCTACGCAGACTTGCATAAAGACCTGCATAACCCTGATATGCGTTTGATACAACGTCAAGCTTTTGCAGGACTACTTTGTTCGAAACAGCTCTACTATTACGACATTGGACAGTGGCTGAAAGGAGATAAAGGCAGCACACCCTCGCCATTGCGCAAGCATATCCGCAACGGCGACTGGGAACACCTTGTCAACTTCGACATAATATCCATGCCTGATAAATGGGAATATCCCTGGTATGCCTCTTGGGATCTATCTTTCCATACCATCCCTTTAGCCCTTATCGATGCAGATTTTGCCAAAAGGCAGCTTACCCTTATGACTCGCGAATGGTATATGCATCCCAATGGCCAGCTGCCTGCCTATGAATGGAATTTCAGCGACGTCAACCCGCCGGTCCATGCCTGGGCAGCTTGGCGCGTATACAAAATTGATGCTAAGCTTGCCGGAAAAGGCGACAGAAATTTTATCCAAGGAATATTTAATAAGCTACTTTTGAATTTTACCTGGTGGGTGAATAGGAAGGATGCTGAAGGGAAAAATGTTTTCCAGGGCGGATTTCTCGGATTGGATAATATCAGTATTTTTGACCGCAGCCAGCCCTTTCCGTTGGGGGGACATATCGATCAGTCGGATGGCACTGCATGGATGGGTTTTTATTCCCTTGTGATGATGAAGATAGCTCTTGAACTTGCTATCGATAATCCCGTTTGGCAGGATACTGCAACCAAGTTTTTTGAGCATTTCCTCCGTATTGCAGGCGCTATGATCAATATGGGTGGAGAAGACGACGGTCTGTGGGATGAAGAGGATGGATTCTTTTACGATATCCTTCAAATTCCTGCAAAGCATGCCCGTATCCCTATCCGCGTGCGATCTCTGGTGGGGCTTATGCCACTGCTTGCTGTGGAGACTCTAGAAGATGAGCTTTTACATGATATGCCCGTCTTTGCACGTAGAATGGGATGGTTTATGCGGAAATGGCCAAACCTGGCCGAAAGCATGGCGTGTATCTACCATACAGGCCAGAGCAAAAGGCACCTGATGAGCATCGTCACACGCGATAAACTTATCCGCATCCTCCATTATATGTTGGATGAGGAAGAATTCCTTTCCCCTTACGGAATACGTTCCTTGTCTAAATATCACCAAAAAAATCCCTTCATGTTAGACATTGAAGAAACGCACTATTGCATAAACTACCAGCCGGGAGAGTCTGATACGTACTTATTTGGCGGAAATTCTAATTGGCGCGGTCCAGTATGGTTTCCGATCAATTTTCTGATTATTGAGGCTTTGCAGAAATATCACCATTATTATGGGGATGATTTAAAAGTGGAATTTCCTACACATTCCGGAAATTTTATCTCCTTAGGACAAGTTGCCGATGAGCTATCGGATAGGCTTATTAAGCTTTTCCAATTGAACGAAAACAATGAAAGGCCTTTCTTCGGAAACCAACCGTTATTCCAGCATGATCCGTATTGGAAAGACTATCTGTTTTTTAACGAATTCTTTCATGGCGATACTGGACAAGGGTTAGGGGCGTCGCATCAGACGGGATGGACGGGGCTAGTGGCCAAGCTTATCCAGCAGCGGGCATAA
- a CDS encoding NAD(P)/FAD-dependent oxidoreductase, translated as MAYTKVIIIGGGFGGLNAAKALRKADIDLLVVDKTNHHVFQPLLYQVASAALSSGNIAAPIREILRHQSNTSVLMATIDKIDLANKEIRALNGDTYKYDYLIIAPGSNHSYFGHNEWEAFAPGLKTIPDAVRIRERILLAFEMAERCDSYTEAANYLRFVIVGGGPTGVEMAGAIAEIAHKSMFKNFRKIKPEQSEIYLIEGTDQILNTYPPRLSDVAKRDLEKMGVQVLTSKKVTNINERGVFLGDELIETHNVIWAAGNETSPLLKTLGTPLDRMGRAIVEHDLSVPGHPEVFVIGDAALTKSADGNPLPGIAPVAIQQGKYVAKIIASNTPSDQRQPFKYFDKGMMATIGKAKAIALVGSFGFSGFFAWLAWGLIHIFYLVSFENRSLVMMQWMFWYFTGKRQQRLIARPINDYHDEQILDEPQIGHEKPGDNHPPNRITSF; from the coding sequence ATGGCATATACCAAAGTAATTATTATCGGGGGCGGCTTCGGCGGTTTAAATGCTGCAAAAGCTCTACGAAAGGCGGATATCGATCTGCTAGTGGTGGATAAGACCAACCACCACGTCTTTCAGCCCCTTCTTTACCAAGTGGCCAGTGCAGCTTTGTCATCGGGGAATATCGCAGCCCCTATCCGTGAAATCCTGCGGCATCAAAGCAACACATCTGTCCTGATGGCGACAATTGATAAAATAGATTTAGCTAATAAAGAGATCCGCGCCCTCAATGGGGACACCTACAAATATGATTACCTCATTATCGCTCCCGGATCCAACCATTCCTATTTTGGACACAATGAGTGGGAAGCATTTGCACCTGGCCTCAAAACAATTCCCGATGCTGTGAGGATTCGTGAAAGGATCCTTCTAGCTTTCGAAATGGCAGAACGCTGCGACAGCTACACCGAAGCTGCGAATTATCTACGCTTTGTAATTGTCGGGGGAGGCCCTACCGGTGTGGAGATGGCCGGTGCTATCGCCGAAATCGCCCACAAATCGATGTTCAAGAATTTCCGTAAAATCAAACCCGAGCAGTCAGAGATCTATCTGATCGAAGGAACAGACCAGATATTAAACACCTATCCTCCACGCCTGTCCGATGTAGCTAAACGCGATCTAGAGAAAATGGGCGTGCAAGTCCTGACGAGTAAAAAAGTGACCAACATTAATGAGAGGGGCGTTTTTTTAGGCGATGAGCTTATTGAAACCCATAACGTCATTTGGGCTGCAGGGAATGAGACCTCCCCTTTGCTTAAAACGTTAGGCACCCCTTTAGATAGAATGGGAAGGGCTATCGTCGAACACGATTTGTCTGTGCCGGGACATCCTGAAGTTTTTGTTATCGGCGATGCCGCGTTAACAAAATCTGCTGATGGCAATCCCCTACCCGGAATTGCTCCTGTAGCAATCCAACAAGGGAAATATGTCGCAAAAATCATTGCTTCCAATACCCCTTCCGATCAAAGGCAGCCGTTCAAATATTTTGACAAAGGGATGATGGCAACGATTGGCAAAGCGAAAGCTATTGCCCTAGTGGGATCTTTTGGGTTCTCCGGATTCTTTGCTTGGCTGGCTTGGGGCTTGATCCATATCTTCTACCTTGTCAGCTTCGAAAACCGCAGCCTCGTGATGATGCAATGGATGTTCTGGTATTTTACCGGGAAAAGGCAGCAGCGCCTTATCGCACGACCCATCAATGATTACCACGATGAACAGATTTTGGATGAGCCGCAAATAGGTCATGAGAAGCCAGGCGACAATCACCCTCCGAACAGAATAACTTCCTTTTAA